The following DNA comes from Cylindrospermopsis curvispora GIHE-G1.
GCTTGCCATAAAGGTTCACTTTGTAAACCATTTATTCCCACCACCTCTCCCTTTGTATTTAATAGCGGAGCCCCACTCATCCCTTTTCTCACCTCATTGGTATACCCAATTTGATATCCTCCCAACAACGGCTTTTTCAGCAATAAAGAAATCTTCCCAGATGTAAATATAAACCTAGACCCTTTTTCTCTTTCAGCAATAAACCCACCCACAAATACCCTTTCATCTAACTGTAAACTCTCTGTGTTGATTTTACCTCCTTTATACACCGTCTTATTTGCATCAAAATTTAATATAGCAATATCATCATCCTTAAACCTATTATGTAATAAAGATACCCTACCCATATATACCTTACCATCAGGAGTATGAATACTATATGGACCCTTAGCAGACCTCAATACATGACTATTAGTTATTACCCTATAAGTGTAATTGTCAGGAGAACCATCCCTGATAATTGTTCCCGAACCAATCAAACTTTGAACCGAGCCTGGAGCAGTAATTCTAACAGTTATTTCCCGTGCTATATCTTCTATTTCCTTATCAGTCTTATCACTTATCTTAGGCAATAGTATCGAACAAGAGGAACTTGTACAATCGTCGATTATAGTAGCCTTAGCCAATACAATCAAACTCACCCCAGCCAGAGAAGCCAGTAACATTTTTACCATATAACCAAGTGCCTTGTTTCGATACCATGCCATTTTTCTATACTCAAAAAAGATATAAAAAACCTCATCCACCCCATTAAAAACGTGGAGTAGGAGTTTGCACAGGTTTTACTGGAGGTTCAGAAGCAGCAGTGTTGTCACAAAGTCCATCCACCAAATTTTTCACATTCCAAGAAGTATTTCCTTCCGCATCTTGACTCACGAAACAACCTTGACTTAAACGTATTGGTTCACTACTTGTACCCCGCCGCCAGGCTAAAATCCCCTCTAGCACGGATACACTATCTTCACCTTGAGGGAGAGTTACCAACAAGTTATCACCAGAACAACGTGTATTCTGTCTGTTGCTAATACATACAACTGGGTATTGATTCACAATACCTGTTTTAAAATGTACTTCTCCATTTTCATAGAAACGTTGTAACTTGTTAGATATAATTCCACACCGTTTAGTTGCAGGATATTTGTGAAAATCCCGTTCCCAAATAATAAATGTTTCATTACCTCGAGCAGTGCGCACCTTAGTAACTGGCACACCCCCCTCCCTAGTACAGAAAAACTTATTTTCCCCTGCGACACCAGGTTCACCAGAAACAAGAACCGCAGCACCCACCATACTCAAACCCAAAATACTACTCTTTAAACTCACCTGCATCATATCCTCCTTATCAATCAATTATTCAATACCTTAAAACCCAACTAATTCCTTACATAGCCAGCATAACACCTTAACTGATAATCATCCACCGATGTTCCCCCACAAAGTTTACCCCCAACATACTTATAATCCTGTATAATGTTGCCAGACTTTAAAACCACCTCTCTACCAAGTAATATAATGAACACACTTACCATCGGTCAAATAATCACCACCACAGAAAATAAACAATATGAAATTACAGAGAAACTAGGTAACGGAAGCTTTGGTATTACCTTTAAAGCCGAAGAGCTTAGCACCAAACAAATATGTGTCATTAAGCAATTTAAACCTGAAAATAACTCACCAATAAACTTGGAAATAGGACTGAAGTTATTTAAGCGAGAAGCTGAAAAGCTCCGAAAAATAAAACACAATCAAATACCAAAATTCATTGACTACTTTAACCAAGAAAGCGAATATTATTTACTACAAGAATATATAGAAGGTCATAATTTAACAAAAGAAATAACACAAAATATTAAAGATGAAGAATATGTAACTAGACTCATAAAAGACATACTAGAAGTATTAAGCTTCTTGCATAAAAACAATTTAATTCATCGAGACCTTAAACCATCCAATATTCTCAGACGTACAAACGATAATAAAATAGTATTAATTGATTTTGGCGCAGTAAAAGAAATAATTAGTCAAAGCCAAATACAAAACAATAACCAGCGCCCTCCCACGCTAATCAGCAGTCCCGGTTACTCACCTCCCGAACAAATAGCAGGTGAGGGTGAGGCATTTTTCAGCAGTGATATTTATGCTGTAGGAGTAATTGCTATCCAAGCATTAACTGGTCACTCCTTCGACTCACACATTTTTATCCATCCCACCGGTAATGGATTAGGTAACCAATCTAACGAAACCCTTGACTGGCATAGATATGCTCCAAACATC
Coding sequences within:
- a CDS encoding S1 family peptidase encodes the protein MAWYRNKALGYMVKMLLASLAGVSLIVLAKATIIDDCTSSSCSILLPKISDKTDKEIEDIAREITVRITAPGSVQSLIGSGTIIRDGSPDNYTYRVITNSHVLRSAKGPYSIHTPDGKVYMGRVSLLHNRFKDDDIAILNFDANKTVYKGGKINTESLQLDERVFVGGFIAEREKGSRFIFTSGKISLLLKKPLLGGYQIGYTNEVRKGMSGAPLLNTKGEVVGINGLQSEPLWQAQELYQDGEKPDAATEKLIVSSSMAVPMRDQWGK
- a CDS encoding serine/threonine-protein kinase; the encoded protein is MNTLTIGQIITTTENKQYEITEKLGNGSFGITFKAEELSTKQICVIKQFKPENNSPINLEIGLKLFKREAEKLRKIKHNQIPKFIDYFNQESEYYLLQEYIEGHNLTKEITQNIKDEEYVTRLIKDILEVLSFLHKNNLIHRDLKPSNILRRTNDNKIVLIDFGAVKEIISQSQIQNNNQRPPTLISSPGYSPPEQIAGEGEAFFSSDIYAVGVIAIQALTGHSFDSHIFIHPTGNGLGNQSNETLDWHRYAPNISQPLSDIIDKMVMTNHRRRYQTAQEALEAIKSMLPSPPPYQPPRTPIAPTNIAEDNKDLKLRIIVTSGIGTSIIIAILLIDPIRNIISNYFNPPPILNKKYTENNIEIAYSDQWDYKPQSFDAHLVEFIPKQNESKDCTSKIFISRQELPTPLSVEEYKRKVQEQIRKNNKIEITDETKGNTLLAKKSAYKLRYTMKENQCEFQILETGTVHDSKGYYISYKGVKGEYEKYLPTLEAMINTFDIK
- a CDS encoding COP23 domain-containing protein, whose protein sequence is MMQVSLKSSILGLSMVGAAVLVSGEPGVAGENKFFCTREGGVPVTKVRTARGNETFIIWERDFHKYPATKRCGIISNKLQRFYENGEVHFKTGIVNQYPVVCISNRQNTRCSGDNLLVTLPQGEDSVSVLEGILAWRRGTSSEPIRLSQGCFVSQDAEGNTSWNVKNLVDGLCDNTAASEPPVKPVQTPTPRF